One genomic segment of Pedobacter endophyticus includes these proteins:
- a CDS encoding T9SS type A sorting domain-containing protein, producing the protein MKLYKRITLLTKLLYIMCMVLLCSANSWAQQTDSIHISLKNRSKKISRIPEIKANIQPYRPLYMSIGGAGMFNTYSSASKGNTVAAAKDKLLTIVKIYPNPVEDQLNVILSIGKDNVQTTIKIIDLLGNEVVTLLNERLNAGEQTKTFTMPSRVNPGIYFLRVMAGPESQVKRISVL; encoded by the coding sequence ATGAAACTCTACAAAAGAATAACGTTGCTCACCAAACTACTATACATTATGTGTATGGTTTTGTTGTGCAGCGCAAATTCTTGGGCTCAACAAACTGATAGCATTCACATTAGCTTAAAAAACAGAAGCAAAAAGATCAGCCGAATTCCTGAAATCAAAGCAAACATTCAGCCTTATCGGCCACTTTACATGTCTATCGGCGGAGCCGGGATGTTTAATACCTATTCATCTGCCAGTAAAGGCAATACCGTTGCGGCGGCTAAAGACAAATTGCTCACTATTGTAAAAATTTATCCAAACCCGGTTGAAGACCAATTGAACGTAATCTTGTCCATTGGTAAAGATAATGTACAAACCACAATAAAAATTATCGATTTACTGGGCAATGAAGTGGTTACCTTGCTCAATGAAAGGCTGAATGCCGGCGAACAAACCAAAACCTTCACCATGCCGAGCAGGGTAAACCCGGGTATTTACTTTTTAAGGGTAATGGCCGGCCCTGAAAGCCAGGTAAAGCGAATCTCGGTTTTATAA
- a CDS encoding KUP/HAK/KT family potassium transporter, protein MSNHKNVNALTAGGVLVSLGIVFGDIGTSPLYTLKAIFKTAKEIAEKGGGGGSYINPDLVLGALSCVIWTLTLQTTIKYVMITLRADNKGEGGIFSLYSLVRKKAKWLVIPAIIGGAALLADGMITPSITVTSAIEGLKLKFPTVQVLPIVLTIIALLFIIQQFGTNLVGKLFGPIMFLWFAALGVSGLGQIIHDPSIFRALNPYYAIHLLVTNPGALAILGGVFLCTTGAEALYSDLGHCGRQNIRISWIFVKLMLIFNYLGQGAWVLKNPNYDPHLVNPFFELVPPGMVLYMVGLATAAAVIASQAMISGSFTLISEAVRLNLWPKVRINYPSVQKGQLYVPSINWLLCIGCIIIVLIFKKSDNMEGAYGLAINLTFLMTTVLVAVYMLRKKFPKYLIIIFVVIYGAIELAFLAGNLFKFIHGGWVTLLIGCGLLSVMWTWYNSRKIKNRFVKYVEIEDYYPVLSELSNDEAVPKYCSQLVYLTSANFKTEIESKIIYSIIQKEPKRADVYWLVHVDVMDEPYTLDYKVEFLIPGKLIRVDFRLGFRVEQRVNLLYRKVVEELVKNGEIDITSQYPSLNRHKIAGDFRFVLLEKHLSKFAKLSFYERTVMDYYFILKKMSLSEERSFGLDSSYVDVEKVPLIFVTPDDIELNRLPV, encoded by the coding sequence GTGTCAAATCATAAAAATGTCAACGCCCTAACGGCCGGAGGAGTACTGGTTAGTTTGGGGATTGTTTTCGGCGATATCGGTACTTCACCTTTATACACCTTAAAAGCAATTTTTAAAACTGCAAAAGAAATAGCGGAAAAAGGCGGGGGAGGTGGTTCGTACATCAATCCGGATCTGGTTTTGGGAGCATTATCGTGTGTTATTTGGACGCTTACCCTTCAAACGACGATAAAATACGTAATGATTACGTTGCGTGCTGATAACAAAGGTGAGGGCGGAATTTTCTCGCTTTATTCGTTGGTAAGAAAGAAAGCGAAATGGCTCGTTATACCGGCAATTATAGGCGGTGCAGCGCTTTTGGCCGATGGGATGATTACCCCAAGTATCACCGTTACATCGGCTATTGAAGGGCTAAAGCTTAAGTTTCCCACCGTTCAGGTCCTTCCAATTGTGCTCACTATTATAGCGTTATTGTTTATCATTCAACAATTTGGTACCAATTTGGTCGGGAAGCTTTTCGGCCCGATTATGTTCCTGTGGTTTGCTGCATTGGGCGTTTCGGGTTTGGGACAAATTATTCACGACCCATCGATTTTCAGGGCATTAAACCCCTACTACGCCATTCATTTGTTGGTAACCAACCCCGGCGCATTGGCCATATTAGGGGGTGTTTTTCTATGTACCACCGGAGCGGAAGCACTCTATTCGGATTTAGGCCATTGCGGCAGGCAGAATATCAGAATCAGTTGGATTTTCGTGAAATTGATGCTCATATTCAATTATTTAGGGCAGGGTGCCTGGGTTTTAAAAAATCCAAATTATGATCCGCACCTGGTAAATCCATTCTTCGAGCTGGTGCCTCCCGGTATGGTATTGTACATGGTTGGCCTCGCTACTGCGGCTGCGGTAATCGCGTCGCAAGCGATGATTTCAGGTTCGTTTACGCTGATTTCAGAGGCGGTTCGCTTAAATTTATGGCCGAAAGTTAGAATTAACTACCCAAGTGTACAAAAAGGGCAGTTGTATGTTCCATCAATAAACTGGTTACTTTGTATAGGCTGTATTATTATCGTTTTGATCTTTAAAAAGTCCGATAATATGGAGGGTGCGTACGGTCTCGCCATCAACCTTACCTTTTTAATGACAACGGTTTTAGTGGCTGTTTACATGCTCAGAAAGAAATTTCCAAAGTATCTGATCATAATTTTCGTTGTCATTTACGGCGCAATCGAGTTGGCGTTTTTAGCGGGTAACCTATTTAAATTTATACACGGAGGCTGGGTAACATTATTGATTGGCTGTGGGTTGTTGAGCGTAATGTGGACCTGGTACAATTCTCGCAAAATCAAAAACCGTTTTGTAAAATACGTCGAAATTGAAGATTACTACCCTGTTTTGAGCGAATTGAGCAACGATGAGGCTGTTCCAAAATATTGCTCGCAACTGGTTTATTTAACCAGCGCCAATTTTAAGACAGAAATTGAATCGAAAATTATTTACTCCATTATTCAGAAAGAACCCAAGCGTGCGGATGTTTATTGGCTGGTTCACGTTGATGTGATGGACGAACCTTATACGTTAGATTACAAGGTAGAATTTTTGATACCGGGGAAACTGATTCGTGTAGATTTTAGGTTGGGTTTCAGGGTAGAACAGCGGGTAAACCTGCTTTACCGCAAAGTGGTTGAGGAACTGGTGAAAAACGGCGAAATAGACATTACAAGCCAGTACCCTTCTTTAAACAGGCATAAAATTGCAGGCGATTTCAGATTCGTACTGCTGGAGAAACATCTCTCGAAGTTTGCAAAGCTGAGCTTTTATGAGCGTACTGTAATGGATTATTATTTCATTTTGAAAAAAATGAGCTTGTCAGAGGAGAGAAGTTTTGGCTTGGATAGCAGTTATGTAGATGTTGAAAAAGTGCCACTGATTTTTGTAACGCCAGACGACATCGAACTAAATAGATTGCCCGTTTAA
- a CDS encoding amino acid permease codes for MFEKLFRKKSISKILKDAASGYGDHDNTLHKTLGVRDLTAFGIAAIIGAGIFSTIGKASADGGPAVIFLFIFTAVACSFAAFAYAEFASMVPVSGSAYTYSYVAFGELIAWIIGWSLIMEYSIGNITVAISWSDYFTGLLSTIKIPFLGIDGIHVPDWATMDYLSAYNGHKHAEALLAAGKNLTDLDSATALANNAWLTAPQIGGFHLVADLPALGIIILITWLIYRGMKESRNASNAMVVVKLAVILLVLAVGIFYVDTKNWDPFAPNGVSGILKGVSAVFFAYIGFDAISTTAEECKNPQRDLPRGMMWAIVICTILYVAIALVLTGIVKSDTLAVGDPLAFVFDQIDLKLMSGIIAVSAVFAMASVLLVFQMGQPRIWMSMSRDGLLPKSFSKIHPKYKTPSFATIVVGFVVAVPSLFMNLTIVTDLCSIGTLFAFVLVCAGVLVLQNRPDVQRGKFKIPYVNSKLIVPVAFVLALVFAFTQYGKETKAFFFNTPKTIETVTFVTSLSGDELRIVKEEIVKDSAPQIILAEKVDAESYLSSLPADRYEQFISASKVSIDKKYESGWKLFQHKIPMWIFLIICVVICYYCVTKNLSLIPVLGLISCLYMMCELGISNWIGFGIWLVVGLIVYFAYGYRHSKLAQVQS; via the coding sequence ATGTTCGAAAAGCTATTTAGAAAGAAATCTATTTCCAAGATATTAAAAGATGCAGCAAGCGGATATGGCGATCATGATAACACGCTACATAAAACTTTGGGTGTACGCGACTTAACAGCTTTTGGTATTGCCGCAATAATCGGCGCTGGCATTTTCAGCACCATTGGCAAGGCAAGTGCAGACGGGGGGCCGGCAGTTATTTTTTTGTTTATTTTCACCGCCGTTGCCTGTAGCTTTGCTGCTTTTGCCTACGCAGAATTTGCTTCTATGGTTCCGGTTTCGGGCAGTGCCTACACCTACTCCTACGTGGCCTTCGGCGAATTAATTGCCTGGATAATCGGCTGGTCGCTCATTATGGAGTATTCAATCGGCAACATAACCGTGGCTATCTCCTGGTCTGACTATTTTACGGGTCTCTTATCCACCATAAAAATACCCTTTCTCGGCATCGATGGCATTCATGTGCCCGATTGGGCAACAATGGATTATTTAAGCGCCTATAACGGGCACAAGCATGCTGAAGCGTTGCTTGCAGCAGGCAAAAACCTAACCGACTTAGACTCGGCTACTGCCCTGGCCAACAATGCATGGCTTACTGCTCCCCAAATCGGTGGCTTCCACTTGGTGGCCGATCTTCCGGCGTTGGGCATTATTATCTTAATCACCTGGCTAATTTATCGCGGAATGAAAGAAAGCCGCAATGCCAGTAATGCAATGGTAGTAGTTAAATTAGCGGTTATTTTGTTGGTTTTGGCTGTCGGAATTTTCTATGTTGACACCAAAAACTGGGATCCATTTGCTCCGAACGGCGTATCGGGAATACTAAAGGGCGTATCGGCTGTATTTTTCGCCTACATCGGTTTCGATGCGATCTCTACAACCGCCGAAGAATGTAAAAACCCACAACGCGATTTGCCCCGCGGGATGATGTGGGCCATTGTTATCTGTACGATTTTATACGTGGCCATTGCCCTTGTTTTAACCGGGATTGTTAAATCGGATACTTTAGCCGTTGGCGATCCGCTGGCTTTTGTTTTTGATCAGATTGATTTGAAATTGATGAGTGGAATCATTGCTGTAAGTGCTGTTTTCGCTATGGCCAGTGTGCTTTTGGTTTTCCAAATGGGCCAGCCACGCATCTGGATGAGCATGAGTCGCGATGGTTTATTGCCCAAATCATTTTCAAAGATCCATCCAAAATATAAAACGCCTTCCTTCGCAACAATCGTTGTAGGTTTTGTGGTTGCCGTTCCATCGTTGTTTATGAACCTAACTATTGTAACCGACCTTTGTTCTATCGGAACGTTGTTTGCCTTTGTATTGGTTTGCGCTGGCGTTTTGGTACTTCAAAACCGTCCCGATGTGCAACGCGGTAAGTTTAAAATTCCGTACGTTAATAGTAAGCTCATTGTGCCTGTTGCGTTTGTTTTAGCACTTGTATTCGCCTTTACGCAGTACGGAAAAGAAACCAAAGCTTTCTTTTTCAATACGCCAAAAACCATCGAAACGGTAACCTTCGTTACTTCGTTAAGCGGCGATGAACTGAGGATTGTTAAAGAAGAAATTGTTAAAGATTCGGCACCACAAATTATACTTGCAGAAAAGGTGGATGCAGAATCGTACCTGAGCAGCCTGCCAGCCGATCGTTATGAGCAGTTTATTTCAGCTTCGAAGGTATCGATCGACAAAAAGTACGAAAGCGGTTGGAAATTGTTTCAACACAAAATTCCGATGTGGATCTTTTTGATTATCTGCGTGGTAATCTGTTATTACTGTGTAACCAAAAACCTGTCCCTGATACCTGTTTTGGGCCTGATTAGCTGCTTGTATATGATGTGCGAGCTCGGAATTTCAAACTGGATCGGTTTCGGCATCTGGTTGGTGGTAGGGCTTATTGTTTACTTTGCCTACGGCTATAGGCATAGCAAATTGGCACAGGTGCAAAGTTAA
- a CDS encoding MFS transporter, with protein sequence MTSLPIKTTAIKEKNLGIATVLAFALIPLSGFATDIYIPSLPTMAAKMNVSNVQVQLTLSIFLISYGVAQLFVGSLLDSFGRYKICLYALLIFAGASLVIAVTHNIYLIYLMRIIHGLSVGGIVVAKRAYFVDLFSGDKLKHYLSLFSIIWSTGPIIAPFVGGYLQTMFGWESNFYFLAGFALVFALLEFIFSGETLKHFTDFQLKKITGIYIDMIKTPSFTLGIVMLGLAYCMVMVYNMTGPFIIEHELKYSPIIAGYSSLVLGFAWMVGGFIGKATINKPFFRRLMMNSIIQMGFVIVMIISLRFVSNLASLIGFAFIIHVCAGFTFNNYFTFCLSKFPKNAGIAGGLTGGITYVIVSFLSYGVVNLFPAKDEQNLSFSYLVMILISVLVMFVIMRTKGKNEDIA encoded by the coding sequence ATGACATCACTACCAATAAAAACAACGGCTATTAAAGAGAAAAATCTCGGTATAGCCACCGTGTTAGCATTCGCACTCATTCCACTTTCTGGCTTTGCTACCGATATTTATATTCCATCGCTTCCAACAATGGCGGCCAAAATGAATGTGAGCAATGTTCAGGTGCAACTTACGTTGAGCATTTTTTTAATCAGTTATGGAGTGGCTCAGTTGTTTGTCGGTAGCCTGCTCGATAGTTTTGGGCGCTACAAGATCTGTTTATATGCACTGCTCATTTTTGCCGGGGCGAGTCTCGTTATTGCCGTAACGCATAATATTTATCTTATTTATTTGATGCGAATCATTCATGGTTTATCTGTTGGTGGCATTGTGGTGGCAAAAAGGGCGTATTTCGTCGATCTTTTTTCGGGCGATAAGTTAAAACACTACCTCAGCCTGTTTTCCATCATTTGGTCTACAGGACCGATTATTGCACCTTTTGTTGGCGGCTATCTGCAAACTATGTTTGGCTGGGAATCTAACTTTTACTTCCTGGCGGGCTTCGCACTTGTTTTTGCCCTGCTCGAATTTATTTTCAGCGGCGAAACGTTAAAGCATTTCACCGATTTTCAACTCAAAAAGATTACGGGCATTTATATTGATATGATTAAGACACCAAGCTTTACGTTGGGAATTGTAATGCTTGGGTTGGCGTATTGCATGGTGATGGTTTATAACATGACGGGCCCATTTATCATTGAACATGAACTGAAATATTCGCCAATTATTGCCGGTTATAGCTCCTTAGTTTTGGGTTTTGCGTGGATGGTTGGTGGTTTTATTGGAAAAGCAACTATAAATAAGCCTTTTTTTAGGCGGTTGATGATGAACTCAATTATCCAAATGGGTTTTGTAATTGTGATGATAATTAGTTTGAGATTTGTTTCCAACCTCGCCTCGTTAATTGGTTTTGCCTTTATCATTCATGTTTGTGCAGGTTTTACATTTAATAATTACTTTACTTTTTGTTTAAGCAAGTTTCCTAAAAATGCGGGCATTGCTGGTGGTTTAACGGGCGGAATTACGTATGTTATTGTTTCATTTCTGAGTTATGGTGTAGTTAATCTGTTTCCTGCCAAGGATGAGCAGAATTTGAGTTTTAGCTATCTGGTGATGATTTTGATATCTGTGTTGGTGATGTTCGTAATTATGAGAACGAAGGGCAAAAACGAAGATATCGCTTAG
- a CDS encoding M3 family oligoendopeptidase: MIIEKKTRTYIPQDLKITWESLEPIFTELQNRPITSLDELEQWLKDRSELEAALEEDFAWRYIKMSCDTANEELVKSFQYFAEEIEPKISPLSNELNKKFVESSFMDDLDKEKFFVYSRAIKKALEIYREENIDLFTQLQVKQQKYQAITGAMSVEINGQEYTLEQASIFIKDLNREVRENAWRTIQQRRLIDKDNLNILFDELIKLRHQVALNAGFENYRDYMFQSLGRFDYTPQDCYDFANAIEKEIVPILKEQAEKRGEALGLATLKPWDLEVSISGKPALKPFNNGEELIDKSIACFNAIDEKLGIKLATMKANNLFDVESRKGKAPGGYNYPLAETGAPFIFMNSANSLRDLTTMVHEGGHAIHTFLTANLELNDFKHCPSEVAELASMSMELISMDSWDVYFDNEEDLIRAKKEQLADVLKTLPWVAVIDQYQHWIYTNPEHTAADREETFKQIYNRFGAGFADWTDLEQQFGNVWQKQLHLFEVPFYYIEYAIAQLGAIAVWKNYKENPAKALDQYLEALSLGYTKPMNEIYETAGIKFDFSADYVSELAQFVKDELEKLG, from the coding sequence ATGATTATAGAAAAGAAAACCAGAACATATATTCCGCAAGATTTAAAAATTACCTGGGAAAGCTTAGAACCAATATTTACCGAACTTCAAAACCGTCCGATCACCAGTCTCGACGAATTGGAGCAGTGGTTAAAAGATCGCTCGGAGTTGGAAGCGGCCCTCGAAGAAGATTTCGCCTGGCGGTATATCAAAATGAGCTGCGACACAGCGAACGAAGAACTGGTTAAAAGCTTTCAGTACTTTGCTGAGGAAATAGAGCCGAAGATTTCGCCCCTGTCAAACGAACTGAACAAAAAATTTGTAGAAAGTAGTTTTATGGACGATTTAGACAAAGAGAAATTCTTTGTTTACAGCAGGGCAATTAAAAAGGCGCTTGAAATTTACCGCGAGGAAAACATCGACCTCTTTACGCAGCTACAGGTTAAACAACAAAAATACCAGGCCATTACGGGCGCCATGAGCGTGGAGATAAACGGTCAGGAATATACGCTTGAGCAGGCATCAATCTTTATCAAAGATTTAAACCGCGAAGTTCGCGAAAATGCATGGAGAACCATTCAGCAACGCCGTTTAATTGACAAGGATAACTTAAACATCTTGTTTGATGAGCTAATTAAGTTGCGCCATCAGGTTGCATTAAACGCTGGCTTTGAAAACTATCGCGATTACATGTTCCAGTCGCTGGGCCGTTTCGATTATACGCCACAAGATTGCTACGATTTTGCCAATGCAATAGAAAAAGAAATTGTTCCGATATTGAAAGAACAAGCCGAAAAACGTGGTGAAGCTTTAGGCCTGGCAACATTAAAGCCATGGGATTTGGAGGTGAGTATAAGTGGAAAGCCCGCTTTAAAGCCTTTTAACAACGGCGAAGAACTTATTGACAAAAGCATTGCATGTTTTAACGCAATTGACGAAAAACTGGGCATAAAACTGGCCACCATGAAGGCAAACAACCTTTTCGATGTTGAGAGCAGAAAGGGCAAGGCACCAGGCGGTTATAATTACCCATTGGCAGAAACCGGAGCACCATTTATCTTTATGAACTCGGCCAATTCGCTTCGCGATTTAACCACAATGGTTCACGAAGGCGGTCATGCCATTCACACTTTTCTTACAGCAAACCTCGAGTTGAACGACTTTAAACATTGCCCATCGGAAGTGGCGGAACTGGCCTCAATGAGCATGGAATTGATTTCTATGGATAGCTGGGATGTTTACTTCGATAATGAGGAAGATTTAATCCGTGCGAAGAAAGAACAGCTGGCCGATGTGTTGAAAACCCTGCCCTGGGTTGCTGTTATCGATCAATACCAACATTGGATTTATACCAATCCTGAGCACACCGCGGCCGACAGGGAAGAAACATTTAAACAAATTTACAACAGGTTTGGCGCCGGCTTTGCAGACTGGACAGATCTGGAGCAGCAATTCGGTAACGTTTGGCAAAAGCAATTGCATTTGTTTGAGGTGCCGTTTTACTACATTGAATATGCTATTGCGCAGCTTGGTGCAATTGCCGTGTGGAAAAATTATAAGGAAAACCCTGCCAAAGCGTTAGATCAATATTTGGAGGCACTTTCGTTAGGCTACACAAAACCTATGAACGAAATTTACGAAACCGCAGGAATTAAGTTTGATTTTAGCGCTGATTATGTGAGCGAACTGGCTCAATTTGTAAAAGACGAATTGGAGAAACTGGGTTAA
- a CDS encoding UbiA-like polyprenyltransferase, protein MKKYFSLVLFAHSVFALPFAMIGFFLGVTTTENPFSWYKLILVLLCMVFARNSAMAFNRYLDRNIDAKNPRTKMRDIPAGKVSANEALIFVIANCILFAITTYFINPLCFYLSPVALFVVLFYSYTKRFTALCHLVLGLGLSLAPIGAYIAVTGHFALVPVLYSLTVLFWVSGFDIIYALQDEDFDREEKLHSIPSALGIKNALRVSVLLHVLSAACVILPVFFTEFSWVYYLGIVFFCSMLIYQHLLVKPNDISKVNRAFQTLNGYASVVFAICFLIDAYIRNK, encoded by the coding sequence ATGAAAAAATACTTTTCACTCGTATTATTCGCTCACTCGGTTTTTGCTTTGCCGTTTGCCATGATTGGATTTTTTTTAGGTGTAACCACAACCGAAAATCCTTTCTCGTGGTATAAACTCATCCTGGTTTTATTATGTATGGTTTTTGCCCGTAATTCGGCCATGGCGTTTAATCGTTATTTGGATAGAAATATCGATGCCAAAAATCCACGTACAAAAATGCGGGATATTCCGGCTGGTAAAGTTTCGGCCAACGAAGCATTAATCTTCGTCATCGCAAACTGCATCTTATTCGCAATTACCACCTACTTTATTAATCCACTTTGCTTTTATTTATCGCCGGTGGCCTTATTTGTGGTGTTGTTTTATAGCTATACAAAAAGGTTTACTGCGCTTTGCCACCTGGTTTTGGGCCTTGGACTATCGCTTGCGCCGATTGGAGCATATATTGCCGTAACCGGACATTTTGCACTTGTGCCCGTGCTTTACTCGTTAACGGTTTTGTTTTGGGTAAGCGGCTTCGATATTATTTACGCCTTACAAGATGAAGATTTTGATCGCGAAGAAAAATTACATTCCATCCCTTCGGCCCTTGGCATCAAAAATGCATTGCGGGTTTCGGTGTTGCTGCATGTGCTTTCGGCAGCCTGTGTAATTTTGCCCGTCTTTTTTACCGAATTTAGCTGGGTTTACTATTTGGGAATTGTGTTCTTCTGCTCGATGTTGATTTATCAGCACCTGCTTGTAAAACCAAACGATATCAGCAAGGTTAACCGGGCCTTTCAAACGTTAAATGGCTATGCATCTGTTGTATTTGCCATTTGCTTTTTAATTGATGCCTACATTAGAAATAAATGA
- the yihA gene encoding ribosome biogenesis GTP-binding protein YihA/YsxC gives MVIKTATFVCSNTQISALPPPVLPEYAFIGRSNVGKSSLINMLVNQHGLAKTSQRPGKTQLINHFLINEGWYIVDLPGYGYAKVSKTSREKWEKFIRAYITKRESLQCVFVLIDSRLEPQQIDIEFCYWLGEKQIPFSLIFTKADKQGMTTTQKNVAAFKKKLGEFFEEIPSTFITSAEKGNGKDDVLEFISEVNKDFAMPTDYKRF, from the coding sequence ATGGTTATCAAGACGGCAACTTTTGTTTGCAGCAACACCCAAATTTCGGCGTTACCGCCGCCCGTATTGCCCGAGTATGCCTTTATTGGCCGCTCTAACGTTGGCAAGTCATCGCTAATTAATATGCTGGTAAATCAACATGGATTGGCTAAAACTTCGCAACGCCCGGGTAAAACCCAGTTAATTAATCACTTTTTAATTAACGAAGGCTGGTATATTGTCGATTTGCCCGGTTACGGATACGCCAAAGTATCGAAAACAAGTAGAGAAAAATGGGAAAAATTTATCAGGGCCTATATTACCAAAAGAGAAAGCCTGCAATGTGTTTTTGTGCTGATCGACAGCCGTTTAGAGCCGCAGCAGATCGACATTGAGTTTTGCTACTGGCTGGGCGAAAAGCAAATTCCTTTCAGCTTGATTTTCACCAAAGCCGACAAACAAGGAATGACAACCACTCAAAAAAATGTGGCCGCTTTTAAAAAGAAGTTGGGCGAGTTTTTTGAGGAAATCCCTTCTACCTTTATCACGTCGGCCGAAAAAGGAAATGGTAAGGACGATGTTTTGGAATTCATTTCGGAAGTAAATAAAGATTTCGCCATGCCGACGGATTATAAAAGATTTTAG
- the ubiE gene encoding bifunctional demethylmenaquinone methyltransferase/2-methoxy-6-polyprenyl-1,4-benzoquinol methylase UbiE: protein MNQNITPYQVEDTTKKEQVATMFNNISGTYDFLNHFLSLGIDVLWRKKAIKELVSIQPRHLLDVATGTGDFAFEAIKKLHPEQVIGVDISEGMLEVAKKKINERSLNEVFTVQVGDSEGLHFGDSTFDAITCAYGVRNFENLEKGLADMYRVLKPNGKMVILEFSKPRVFPVKQLYNFYFSHVTPFFGKLFSKDARAYSYLPESVAAFPDGRDFTALMEKVGFKSTKQRILTFGISSIYVGTK from the coding sequence ATGAATCAAAATATCACCCCATATCAGGTAGAAGATACAACCAAAAAAGAGCAGGTTGCTACCATGTTCAACAATATTTCGGGCACTTACGATTTTTTAAATCATTTTCTCTCGCTCGGAATCGATGTATTGTGGCGTAAAAAAGCGATTAAGGAGCTCGTTTCTATCCAGCCGAGGCATTTGCTGGATGTTGCCACCGGCACCGGCGATTTCGCGTTTGAGGCCATAAAAAAACTTCATCCAGAGCAGGTAATTGGTGTCGATATTTCAGAAGGAATGCTAGAAGTGGCAAAGAAAAAAATCAACGAGCGCAGCTTGAATGAAGTGTTCACCGTTCAGGTTGGCGATTCGGAAGGATTGCATTTTGGGGATAGTACCTTCGATGCCATAACCTGCGCATACGGCGTACGCAATTTCGAAAACCTCGAGAAAGGTTTGGCAGACATGTACCGGGTTTTAAAACCGAACGGTAAAATGGTGATCTTAGAGTTTTCGAAGCCAAGGGTTTTTCCTGTAAAACAGTTATACAACTTTTATTTTTCGCACGTAACGCCATTTTTTGGGAAACTTTTTTCGAAAGATGCCCGGGCATACAGCTACTTGCCCGAATCGGTTGCTGCCTTTCCTGATGGAAGGGATTTTACTGCGCTAATGGAGAAAGTTGGTTTTAAAAGTACCAAACAAAGAATTTTAACGTTTGGAATAAGTTCAATATACGTCGGTACTAAATGA
- the porT gene encoding type IX secretion/gliding motility protein PorT/SprT — MIKKISLILSLLIVTNISFAQNWGGGIDDEDWSFGFNFQYISAEYKILKKENWRAPFYEIPNSLGVTYDSSLGGLPVTGPINAISSPPSQGFGLGFVINRRIAENFDFRTTPSLIFSDRLVSYQYEPMAPLNVGNGQTRNFETQVDKKVQATMFEFPVGLKVKSNRLNNFRAYWLGGVKYSIDIASKKKTFDEGESAINKFVKNRRNFLSYETGIGFDLYFEYFKMSPEIKLAYSTNDLLLHDNTAFANPIDKLKLRQLTFSLIFQ; from the coding sequence ATGATAAAAAAAATAAGCCTTATTCTTTCTCTGCTTATTGTTACCAATATTTCGTTTGCCCAAAACTGGGGCGGAGGTATTGATGACGAAGATTGGAGTTTCGGGTTTAATTTTCAATACATCTCTGCCGAGTATAAAATTTTAAAAAAGGAAAACTGGCGTGCGCCTTTTTACGAAATACCCAACTCGTTGGGCGTTACTTACGATTCCAGTCTGGGCGGGTTGCCCGTTACTGGTCCGATCAATGCCATTTCGAGTCCCCCATCTCAAGGTTTTGGCCTCGGTTTTGTAATTAACAGACGAATTGCAGAAAACTTCGATTTTAGAACCACACCATCATTAATTTTTAGCGACAGGTTGGTTAGCTACCAATATGAGCCAATGGCGCCTTTAAACGTTGGCAATGGCCAAACTCGGAACTTCGAAACCCAGGTAGATAAAAAAGTGCAGGCCACCATGTTCGAGTTTCCTGTAGGTTTAAAGGTAAAATCGAATCGATTAAACAACTTCAGGGCTTACTGGCTCGGCGGTGTAAAATACTCTATCGACATTGCCTCAAAGAAGAAAACGTTCGATGAGGGCGAATCGGCAATCAACAAGTTCGTTAAAAACCGCAGGAATTTCCTTTCCTACGAAACGGGCATCGGCTTCGATCTATATTTCGAGTACTTCAAAATGTCGCCAGAGATAAAACTCGCCTATTCAACAAACGACCTGCTTTTACACGATAATACGGCGTTCGCCAACCCGATTGATAAGTTGAAATTACGTCAATTAACCTTCAGTTTGATTTTTCAATAG